Proteins co-encoded in one Polynucleobacter sp. MWH-UH19D genomic window:
- a CDS encoding sulfurtransferase: MTPLITANQLEEIINSGENVLLCDCRFDLVDTQAGKKAYEESHIPGAIYVDLDQDLSGTKTGKNGRHPLPTPEAWAQTKTRLGINPNTLVVAYDKQGSVYASRLWWMLKASGHANVQVLNGGLDAWNGPMGTVPRKPTPLSTPVAARPYEGLVLLDEVVRNLQSKSHIVIDARANDRFHGQNETLDPVGGHIPGAINHFFKDNLSATAFKSAEQLFKDFVELLGSHKPGQVIHQCGSGVTACHNLLAMEVAGLKGSRLYAGSWSEWCADSSRPIEI; the protein is encoded by the coding sequence ATGACTCCTCTAATTACTGCAAACCAGTTAGAAGAAATCATTAATAGTGGCGAGAACGTATTACTCTGTGATTGCCGTTTTGATTTAGTAGATACCCAAGCTGGCAAAAAAGCTTACGAAGAAAGCCATATTCCTGGCGCGATTTATGTAGATCTCGATCAAGACTTGTCAGGCACCAAGACTGGCAAGAATGGCAGACATCCATTACCCACACCTGAAGCGTGGGCACAAACCAAGACCCGCTTAGGCATTAACCCAAACACCTTGGTGGTTGCTTACGACAAACAAGGCTCTGTTTACGCTAGTCGCCTATGGTGGATGCTTAAAGCTAGCGGGCACGCTAATGTTCAAGTATTAAATGGTGGTCTAGATGCTTGGAATGGCCCCATGGGTACAGTGCCTCGCAAACCCACACCATTAAGCACGCCCGTAGCAGCAAGACCCTATGAAGGACTGGTGCTGCTAGATGAAGTTGTTCGTAATTTGCAATCTAAGAGCCATATCGTGATTGACGCACGAGCCAATGATCGCTTTCATGGGCAAAACGAAACGTTAGATCCAGTGGGTGGTCACATTCCTGGTGCCATCAATCATTTCTTTAAAGACAACCTATCGGCTACTGCTTTTAAGTCAGCAGAACAATTGTTTAAAGACTTCGTGGAACTACTCGGCTCACATAAACCAGGGCAAGTGATTCATCAATGTGGCTCTGGCGTGACTGCCTGTCACAACCTTCTGGCAATGGAAGTTGCTGGTCTCAAAGGCTCACGTCTTTACGCTGGTAGCTGGAGTGAGTGGTGTGCCGACAGCAGCAGACCGATTGAAATTTAA
- a CDS encoding ZIP family metal transporter — MTVLQSILLVTALAGTASALVAASCSLALLAKMVNHMVSLSVGILLATALLHSLPEAFSMESTNPQLLFATLLAGLLGFFLLEKIALLRHDHHHEGDGHHHHHGHDAENAGRSGWMILVGDGLHNFVDGILIAAAFMADYQVGIFTAIAIIAHEIPQEIGDFIVLLNAGFSRTRALLYNCICGLAAVIGGVLAYFFLEKAHAAMPYLLVIASSSFIYIAVSDLIPQMHRRPHWAESLRQTILIACGVGFVVLLSLIH, encoded by the coding sequence ATGACTGTCTTACAAAGCATTCTATTGGTAACGGCGCTTGCGGGCACTGCGAGTGCACTCGTTGCCGCTAGCTGCTCTTTAGCTTTGCTGGCAAAGATGGTCAATCACATGGTGAGTTTATCAGTGGGCATCCTACTAGCCACAGCATTGCTGCACTCTTTGCCAGAGGCTTTTAGTATGGAGTCCACTAATCCACAACTGCTATTTGCAACTTTGTTAGCTGGCTTGTTGGGATTTTTCTTATTAGAAAAGATTGCGCTTTTGCGCCATGATCATCATCACGAAGGTGATGGCCATCACCACCATCATGGTCATGATGCAGAGAACGCAGGGCGTAGTGGTTGGATGATTTTGGTAGGTGATGGTTTGCATAATTTTGTGGATGGTATTTTGATTGCCGCCGCATTCATGGCCGATTATCAGGTCGGCATCTTTACTGCGATTGCCATCATTGCGCATGAGATTCCACAAGAGATCGGTGATTTTATTGTCTTGTTAAACGCAGGTTTTTCACGGACTCGTGCTTTGCTATACAACTGTATTTGTGGCTTGGCAGCAGTGATAGGTGGTGTGCTGGCGTATTTCTTCTTAGAAAAAGCCCATGCAGCGATGCCGTATTTATTGGTAATTGCTTCTAGTAGTTTTATTTATATCGCCGTAAGCGATTTGATTCCGCAAATGCATCGTCGTCCACACTGGGCCGAGTCACTACGGCAAACGATATTGATTGCTTGTGGCGTTGGATTCGTTGTCTTACTGTCGCTAATTCACTAA
- a CDS encoding dienelactone hydrolase family protein yields MSEKTQDQGRRRFMKASVASTAVTALGVGFVAAADPVLAAAIETDFKGLKAGEQMIPVGSFQMPAYVSRPEKAKGNLPIVIVVSEIFGVHEYIADVTRRFAKLGYLAIAPEFFTRAGDPNAYGTVAEIQSNIVAKTPDAQVLNDLQAALVWAGKNGGDLKRVGVTGFCWGGRITWLSATLPQVKAGVAWYGRLIGEKTEGSPRHPVELASDLKAPVLGLYGGADTGISLESVEQMRAALAQAAPKNAAAKASVIEVYPDAPHAFHADYRATYREGPAKDGWEKCIAWFKKMGVA; encoded by the coding sequence ATGAGCGAAAAAACACAAGATCAAGGTAGAAGACGTTTTATGAAAGCCTCAGTGGCAAGTACCGCGGTGACGGCGCTAGGGGTAGGTTTCGTTGCTGCGGCAGATCCAGTTCTTGCTGCTGCAATTGAAACAGATTTCAAGGGGCTTAAGGCAGGCGAGCAAATGATACCGGTAGGTAGCTTCCAAATGCCAGCCTATGTATCGCGTCCTGAAAAAGCTAAAGGTAATTTGCCCATCGTAATTGTTGTGAGTGAAATTTTTGGCGTGCATGAATATATTGCTGATGTCACCAGACGATTTGCCAAATTGGGATATTTAGCAATCGCACCTGAATTTTTTACTCGCGCTGGCGATCCGAATGCTTATGGAACTGTTGCTGAAATTCAGTCAAATATTGTTGCAAAGACACCCGATGCGCAAGTATTAAACGATCTTCAGGCAGCTCTCGTTTGGGCCGGGAAGAATGGCGGTGATCTAAAGCGTGTTGGTGTCACTGGTTTTTGTTGGGGTGGTCGTATTACTTGGCTCTCAGCAACCTTGCCGCAGGTTAAAGCAGGAGTGGCTTGGTATGGCCGCTTGATTGGTGAAAAAACAGAAGGTAGTCCACGTCACCCCGTTGAGTTGGCCTCTGATTTAAAGGCGCCCGTATTGGGGCTATATGGCGGTGCTGATACCGGCATTTCTTTAGAAAGCGTTGAGCAGATGCGCGCTGCGTTGGCGCAAGCAGCTCCCAAGAATGCTGCTGCAAAAGCATCGGTAATCGAGGTATACCCAGATGCGCCGCATGCATTTCATGCTGATTACCGCGCAACCTATCGCGAGGGCCCAGCAAAAGATGGTTGGGAAAAATGCATTGCTTGGTTTAAGAAAATGGGCGTTGCTTAA
- the polA gene encoding DNA polymerase I: MTKHRLLLVDGSSYLYRAFHAMPDLRNGAGEPTGAIYGMVNMMRRARSELKADHIACVFDAKGKTFRDEMYPEYKAHRSPMPEDLVKQIEPIHLMVKALGWPVLMVSGVEADDVIGTLACQATQAGWETIISTGDKDLAQLVNASVTLINTMTNEKLDIDGVVEKFGVPPELIVDYLSIIGDAVDNVPGVPKAGPKTANKWLAEFGNLDNLIANADQVKGVVGENLRATLSWLPQARQLITVKTDCDLSPHLPGLDDLHAKPEDAALLRDLFERYAFKTWLRDVEKQLASPSNEALEGESLDLAGTPISNQVEAVESKKSTAAVSASPKTAAPDSLERQYECVTDEVTLEKWLRKIEAAELTAVDTETTSLDALAAELVGISLSVKPGEACYIPVAHRNGETQLSRDQVLSRMKSWLESKTHLKVGQNLKYDIHVFANYGITLGGVAFDTLLESYVLESHLPHNMDSMAERHLGVKTIRYEEVCGKGAHQIGFDQVDLQVATDYAAEDADITLRLHQELWPQIQANPGLLYVYQQIEMPAMHVLGVMERNGIRIDSALLGKQGQQVGKRLLELESEIHQLAGQPFNIQSPKQIAEILFGQLELPIIKKTPSGAPSTDEEVLQKLAEDYPLPARILDYRGLAKLMSTYIEKLPRMADSKTGRVHTNFSQATAVTGRLASSDPNLQNIPVRTEEGRRIREAFVPAQGCKLLSADYSQIELRIMAHIAEDENLLTAFKEGKDVHQATAAEIFGVPLSEVNSEQRRYAKVINFGLIYGMSAFGLAGNLGIERSAAQNYIAKYFDRYPGVAQYMEHTRLEARENGYVETVFGRRLWLPEIKGSNGPRRQGAERAAINAPMQGTAADLIKLAMVAVEDWLEKEKLKTKLLLQVHDELVFDVPLDEIDLLQAKLPDLMCNVAKLKVPLVVSIGIGDNWEEAH, encoded by the coding sequence ATGACGAAACATAGACTCTTGTTGGTAGATGGCTCTAGCTACCTCTATCGCGCCTTCCATGCCATGCCCGACCTAAGAAATGGGGCTGGAGAGCCCACGGGGGCTATATATGGCATGGTCAATATGATGCGCCGTGCCCGTTCGGAGCTAAAAGCCGACCATATTGCTTGCGTATTTGACGCTAAAGGGAAAACCTTCCGGGATGAGATGTACCCAGAATACAAGGCCCATCGCTCTCCTATGCCCGAGGATTTGGTCAAGCAAATTGAGCCAATTCATTTGATGGTTAAGGCATTGGGCTGGCCTGTATTAATGGTATCGGGGGTGGAGGCTGACGATGTGATTGGTACCTTAGCTTGCCAGGCTACACAAGCGGGTTGGGAAACCATCATCTCTACGGGTGATAAGGATCTGGCGCAATTAGTCAATGCATCGGTCACGCTGATTAATACGATGACCAATGAAAAATTAGACATTGATGGCGTGGTTGAAAAATTTGGCGTTCCACCAGAGTTAATTGTGGATTACTTATCGATCATTGGTGATGCCGTTGACAATGTTCCTGGCGTTCCAAAGGCAGGCCCCAAAACAGCAAATAAATGGCTGGCAGAGTTTGGCAATTTAGATAATTTGATTGCGAATGCAGATCAAGTAAAAGGTGTAGTCGGAGAAAACTTGCGTGCAACGCTCAGTTGGTTGCCACAAGCACGACAACTAATCACCGTTAAAACAGATTGCGATTTGTCGCCACACTTGCCAGGTTTGGATGATTTACATGCCAAGCCAGAAGATGCTGCTCTACTGCGAGATTTGTTTGAGCGCTATGCATTTAAAACATGGTTGCGTGATGTAGAAAAGCAGTTAGCAAGTCCATCCAATGAGGCCCTAGAAGGAGAGTCTCTGGATCTAGCCGGTACGCCAATCAGCAATCAAGTCGAAGCAGTTGAATCAAAAAAATCTACAGCAGCTGTAAGCGCATCACCAAAAACAGCTGCACCAGATTCGCTAGAGCGCCAATATGAGTGCGTTACGGATGAAGTGACTTTAGAAAAGTGGTTGAGAAAAATTGAAGCGGCTGAGTTAACGGCTGTTGATACAGAAACTACTAGCCTAGATGCATTAGCCGCGGAATTAGTTGGCATCTCATTGTCTGTAAAACCAGGAGAAGCTTGTTACATTCCAGTGGCACATCGCAATGGCGAGACGCAACTGAGCCGTGATCAGGTGTTGTCGCGTATGAAGTCTTGGTTAGAAAGTAAAACGCATTTAAAAGTCGGGCAAAACTTAAAGTACGACATCCACGTATTTGCGAACTATGGAATTACATTGGGCGGCGTTGCGTTTGATACCTTGCTGGAATCTTATGTGCTCGAGTCTCATCTTCCGCACAATATGGACAGCATGGCTGAGCGCCACCTGGGCGTGAAAACGATTCGTTACGAAGAGGTTTGCGGCAAGGGTGCACATCAAATTGGTTTTGATCAGGTAGATCTTCAAGTCGCTACTGACTATGCGGCTGAAGATGCCGACATTACCTTGCGACTCCACCAAGAGTTATGGCCTCAGATTCAGGCGAATCCCGGACTCTTGTATGTGTATCAACAGATTGAAATGCCTGCGATGCATGTGCTTGGAGTCATGGAGCGTAATGGTATTCGGATTGACTCAGCTCTTTTAGGTAAGCAAGGCCAACAAGTTGGTAAACGCCTCTTGGAATTAGAGAGTGAGATTCATCAACTTGCTGGTCAGCCATTTAATATTCAATCGCCTAAGCAAATTGCAGAAATCTTATTTGGGCAATTAGAGTTGCCCATCATTAAAAAGACGCCATCGGGCGCACCCTCTACGGACGAAGAGGTTTTGCAAAAGTTGGCAGAGGACTATCCTTTGCCCGCGCGTATTTTGGACTATCGAGGCTTGGCAAAATTAATGTCAACCTATATTGAAAAATTGCCACGTATGGCTGATTCCAAGACGGGTCGTGTACACACCAATTTTTCCCAAGCTACTGCGGTGACAGGTCGTCTGGCATCAAGCGACCCCAATTTGCAAAACATTCCTGTGCGCACTGAAGAAGGTCGACGTATTCGTGAAGCCTTTGTACCTGCACAGGGTTGCAAATTATTATCTGCCGACTACTCGCAAATTGAACTGCGCATCATGGCGCACATCGCCGAGGATGAAAACTTACTAACAGCCTTCAAAGAAGGCAAGGATGTGCACCAGGCAACGGCTGCTGAAATTTTTGGTGTTCCTTTGAGTGAAGTCAATTCCGAACAGCGGCGTTATGCCAAGGTCATTAACTTCGGCTTGATCTACGGTATGAGTGCCTTTGGTTTGGCGGGCAATTTAGGGATTGAGCGCTCTGCTGCGCAAAACTATATTGCGAAATATTTTGATCGTTATCCAGGTGTGGCGCAGTATATGGAGCATACTCGCCTAGAAGCCAGAGAAAATGGTTATGTAGAAACCGTTTTTGGTAGGCGCTTGTGGCTTCCAGAGATTAAGGGGTCAAATGGACCTCGCCGCCAAGGTGCAGAGCGTGCCGCAATTAATGCGCCGATGCAAGGCACTGCCGCTGACCTGATTAAGTTAGCGATGGTTGCAGTGGAAGATTGGCTAGAGAAAGAAAAGCTGAAAACTAAGCTCTTACTGCAGGTGCACGATGAATTGGTATTTGATGTGCCATTGGATGAAATTGACCTATTGCAAGCAAAACTACCGGATTTGATGTGCAATGTAGCTAAGTTAAAAGTGCCGTTGGTTGTGAGTATCGGTATTGGCGATAATTGGGAAGAAGCCCATTAA
- a CDS encoding homoserine kinase: MAVFTPIELGEIAPWISQEFTIGQATDIRGIHGGIENSNFFLDTTKDGKKQEYVLTIFERLTAAQLPYYLELMRHLANKGIPVPKPIENKRGEILFTLKGKPAAIVSKLPGLSRMQPEVKHCALVGEMLAKMHLAGKDFPKTQENLRSLGWWQQTIPLVLPHLNTAQKELLTHELSTQEAFFSSSNYDMLPQGASHCDLFRDNVLFDPKGSSDSSNDQLGGFFDFYFAGTDKWLFDLAVTVNDWCLAENKQDLDPARFDALMNAYQSVRPLTKEEQVSWPLMVRAAALRFWVSRLWDFYLPRDAQMLTPHDPTHFERILLSRRTL, translated from the coding sequence ATGGCTGTATTTACTCCGATTGAACTTGGTGAGATTGCTCCATGGATCTCCCAAGAATTTACTATCGGCCAAGCAACAGATATTCGTGGCATTCATGGTGGAATTGAAAACTCCAACTTCTTCTTAGACACCACTAAAGATGGCAAGAAACAAGAATATGTTCTTACCATCTTTGAGCGCTTAACTGCAGCGCAACTTCCCTACTACCTAGAGCTAATGCGTCACTTGGCGAATAAAGGCATTCCTGTGCCTAAGCCAATTGAGAATAAGCGTGGCGAGATTCTTTTTACCCTAAAAGGTAAGCCAGCCGCGATCGTTAGCAAGTTACCCGGCCTCTCCCGAATGCAGCCAGAAGTAAAGCACTGCGCTTTAGTTGGTGAGATGCTGGCCAAAATGCATCTTGCTGGAAAAGATTTTCCAAAGACGCAAGAAAATCTTCGCAGCCTTGGTTGGTGGCAACAAACCATTCCACTAGTATTGCCTCATTTAAATACTGCTCAAAAAGAATTGCTTACTCATGAGCTCAGTACCCAAGAAGCTTTTTTCTCATCTAGTAATTACGACATGCTTCCGCAAGGCGCTAGCCATTGCGATCTCTTCAGAGATAACGTCTTGTTTGATCCTAAGGGATCATCAGATAGCAGCAATGATCAGTTAGGCGGGTTTTTTGATTTCTATTTTGCTGGCACCGATAAATGGTTGTTTGACCTTGCTGTCACCGTGAATGATTGGTGCTTGGCTGAGAATAAGCAAGATTTAGATCCAGCTCGCTTTGATGCCTTGATGAATGCCTATCAATCTGTGCGCCCACTTACCAAAGAAGAGCAAGTAAGCTGGCCTCTGATGGTACGAGCAGCAGCCTTGCGTTTTTGGGTTTCTCGCCTATGGGACTTTTATTTACCCCGTGACGCCCAAATGCTCACACCGCATGACCCAACGCATTTCGAACGCATTCTTCTTAGCCGCCGCACTCTATGA
- a CDS encoding BPSS1780 family membrane protein: MRLNNVAPKEGYTWIQQGIWLFKQNPLGFLMLVFMYVFVAQLAVIIPVIGVFAVLLLTPTLSVGFMTACRQAIQKERIRPSVYLIALQSGQFVRNRILQLGLVYAALILLMSFVLSLLVDFETLLPLMTTDKPITPEALRQVYLVLVFGAILYIPIAMLMWFSPILIAWADMSVPQALFSSWLACWTNKAAFFFYLAIWSAILIAIPLSIGMLFDALDLGQAASFIVAPISMAGLTIMHCSFYATWKACFAEEGASL, encoded by the coding sequence ATGAGACTTAATAACGTTGCCCCCAAAGAAGGCTACACCTGGATTCAACAGGGAATTTGGTTATTCAAACAAAATCCTTTGGGATTTTTGATGTTGGTCTTTATGTATGTTTTTGTTGCTCAACTTGCCGTCATCATCCCAGTCATTGGCGTCTTTGCGGTCCTGCTACTGACACCCACTCTTTCGGTTGGATTTATGACTGCTTGCCGTCAAGCAATTCAGAAAGAGCGTATTCGACCCAGCGTCTACTTAATTGCATTGCAATCAGGACAATTTGTTCGTAACCGAATTCTGCAGTTAGGCTTGGTATACGCCGCTTTGATTTTGCTGATGAGTTTTGTCTTGAGTCTCTTGGTGGATTTCGAAACGCTATTGCCCCTCATGACAACCGATAAACCCATCACCCCCGAAGCACTCAGGCAGGTTTATCTTGTGCTGGTCTTTGGCGCCATTTTGTATATCCCCATTGCAATGCTGATGTGGTTCTCACCCATCTTAATTGCTTGGGCTGATATGTCTGTTCCGCAAGCCTTGTTTTCTAGCTGGCTAGCTTGTTGGACAAATAAAGCCGCATTCTTTTTTTACCTTGCCATCTGGAGTGCGATTTTGATCGCCATTCCTTTGTCAATCGGCATGCTCTTTGATGCTTTAGATTTAGGTCAGGCAGCATCTTTTATTGTGGCGCCAATTTCGATGGCTGGCTTAACCATCATGCACTGCTCCTTTTATGCCACTTGGAAAGCCTGCTTTGCTGAAGAAGGAGCTAGCCTGTAA
- a CDS encoding UvrD-helicase domain-containing protein yields MYSDMLANLNPEQREAVTLPPVNPDGQAQSALILAGAGSGKTRVLTTRIAWLIQTGQVSPIGVLAVTFTNKAAKEMMVRLSAMLPINTRGMWIGTFHGLCNRLLRAHHKEAGLPSTFQILDTQDQLSAIKRLLKGLKVDDEKYPPKQLQYFIAHAKERGQRAKDLSLGDDFQAKMAQLYAAYDEQCQREGVVDFAELLLRSYELLKHSEPIRTHYQERFRHILIDEFQDTNALQYAWLKLLSGHDASRVNVSGMGSSSVFAVGDDDQSIYAFRGADVENMRLYEKQFHPLLVKLEQNYRSHGHILDTANHLIANNAERLGKNLRTDAGHGEPVRIYEAPSDHAEAAWLVDEIKALVNSGIKRTEIALLYRSNAQSRIIEHALFSAGIPYRVYGGLRFFERAEIKHALAYLRLLENPNDDTSFSRVVNFPTRGIGARSIEALQDAARAQQCSLYTAASSLEGKAGASLGGFIRLVDHMREATRHNTLPETVEFVIQHSGLIQHYLSEREGQDRVENLQELINAATAFIAEEGYGQDAIAALLPGENDPGTVEMSPLAAFLAHASLEAGDNQAQAGQDAVQLMTVHSAKGLEFTSVFITGLEEGLFPHENSVNEQNGLEEERRLMYVAITRAKERLYLSHTQSRMLHGQVRYNMPSRFLEELPSESLKWLTPKAKDARWGGSSRSSSTWQDGYTRQREYESNDFFDSGSERPRPAKRVSSASMEVKRLASPPRGNYPFTIGQNVFHTKFGEGRVTGLEGVDADARAQVNFKRHGVKWLQLSIAKLAAID; encoded by the coding sequence ATGTATTCAGACATGCTCGCGAACCTTAATCCAGAACAGCGCGAGGCTGTAACCCTCCCGCCCGTTAACCCAGATGGCCAAGCCCAATCTGCCTTGATTTTGGCAGGCGCTGGTAGTGGCAAGACACGTGTGTTGACTACTAGGATTGCTTGGTTGATTCAAACAGGGCAAGTTTCACCGATCGGGGTCTTGGCGGTGACATTTACCAATAAGGCGGCAAAAGAGATGATGGTGCGCTTGAGCGCCATGCTGCCAATCAATACTCGTGGCATGTGGATTGGCACTTTCCATGGCTTATGTAATCGTTTATTGCGGGCTCATCATAAAGAGGCGGGTTTACCATCGACCTTCCAGATCCTAGATACCCAAGATCAGCTATCGGCCATTAAGCGTCTTTTAAAAGGTTTAAAGGTGGATGATGAAAAGTATCCACCTAAGCAGTTGCAGTATTTCATTGCGCATGCAAAAGAGCGTGGGCAGCGCGCTAAAGATTTATCGCTTGGCGATGATTTTCAGGCAAAGATGGCGCAACTGTATGCAGCCTATGATGAGCAATGCCAGCGTGAAGGCGTTGTAGATTTTGCTGAATTACTGCTGCGTAGTTATGAGCTATTGAAGCACAGCGAGCCGATTCGTACTCATTACCAAGAGCGCTTTCGTCATATTCTGATTGACGAGTTTCAGGATACCAATGCCTTGCAATATGCCTGGCTCAAATTACTTTCTGGTCATGATGCGAGCCGTGTCAATGTGAGCGGTATGGGAAGTAGTTCGGTATTTGCAGTCGGCGATGACGACCAAAGTATTTACGCCTTCCGTGGCGCTGACGTTGAAAACATGCGTCTTTATGAAAAGCAGTTTCATCCCTTGCTGGTCAAGCTCGAGCAGAACTATCGCTCACACGGACATATTTTGGATACCGCCAATCATTTGATTGCAAATAATGCTGAGCGTCTTGGCAAGAACTTACGTACTGATGCTGGACATGGTGAGCCAGTTCGCATCTATGAGGCACCAAGTGATCATGCTGAAGCAGCTTGGTTGGTAGATGAAATAAAAGCCTTGGTAAATAGCGGCATCAAACGCACTGAAATTGCTTTGCTCTATAGAAGCAATGCGCAGTCACGCATTATTGAGCATGCACTTTTCTCTGCGGGTATTCCGTATCGTGTGTATGGCGGATTGCGATTCTTCGAGCGCGCAGAAATTAAGCATGCACTCGCTTATTTGCGTTTACTTGAAAATCCCAATGACGATACTTCCTTCTCTCGGGTTGTGAATTTCCCAACGCGGGGTATTGGCGCAAGATCGATTGAAGCATTACAAGATGCAGCAAGAGCCCAGCAGTGTTCCTTGTACACCGCAGCATCTTCTCTCGAGGGTAAAGCGGGCGCCTCCTTAGGCGGCTTTATTCGCCTGGTGGATCACATGCGTGAAGCAACCCGCCACAATACCCTGCCAGAAACTGTTGAGTTTGTGATTCAGCACAGCGGCTTGATTCAGCATTATTTGTCTGAGCGCGAAGGGCAAGACCGAGTCGAAAACTTACAAGAATTGATTAACGCCGCTACTGCATTTATTGCGGAAGAGGGTTATGGGCAAGATGCGATTGCCGCACTCTTGCCTGGTGAAAATGATCCAGGCACAGTAGAAATGTCTCCACTTGCGGCTTTCTTGGCGCATGCCTCTTTGGAAGCGGGCGATAACCAGGCTCAAGCAGGTCAAGATGCTGTGCAACTCATGACGGTGCACTCTGCAAAAGGTTTGGAGTTCACCTCGGTATTTATTACTGGTCTTGAAGAGGGCTTGTTCCCGCACGAGAACAGCGTGAATGAGCAAAACGGTTTAGAAGAAGAGCGACGCCTCATGTATGTTGCTATTACGCGCGCTAAGGAGCGCTTGTATTTGTCGCACACCCAGTCACGCATGCTGCATGGCCAAGTGCGCTACAACATGCCTTCCCGTTTCTTGGAAGAGTTACCAAGCGAATCATTGAAGTGGTTAACACCTAAAGCAAAAGATGCGCGTTGGGGTGGCAGCTCAAGATCCAGTTCTACCTGGCAAGATGGTTACACCCGTCAGCGTGAATACGAATCGAATGACTTTTTTGATTCTGGTAGCGAACGCCCAAGACCAGCTAAGCGAGTCAGCTCAGCCTCTATGGAAGTGAAGCGTTTAGCTTCACCGCCCCGAGGAAATTATCCTTTCACGATTGGCCAAAATGTATTTCATACGAAGTTTGGTGAAGGGCGTGTTACAGGATTAGAGGGTGTTGATGCGGATGCTAGAGCGCAAGTGAACTTTAAGCGTCACGGCGTCAAATGGTTACAACTCAGTATTGCAAAATTGGCTGCAATTGACTGA